One part of the Sorangiineae bacterium MSr11954 genome encodes these proteins:
- the vgrG gene encoding type VI secretion system tip protein VgrG yields MVHDDIGYELTIVNVKDSLLRVASFEAVEELSSIFAYTIVVATDPDPEAIASLEAALGSDARFAVTKGGDVSRIVHGIITRVQPDGAFKGETQARVVFVLEPRLANLRHRGGFRIFQNMAMHEIVLALCDSEQIKCSWLIKGRPPKREYCTQFNESDFAFIRRLASDEGMHFYFTHDDEETTLTFANDPGGYPEIEPKIRIPFNDTIGAVDSEHVRSIRRSQNVRVGAFEHRDYNFLEPNNPLVARAETAGKETAANSHKREFRDYPGWSVQKDGEGKARAQMRLDELRSDASVVAGTALSLRLSPGRTFTLEGHREDGFNRKLLVTGVRMSGAVQGALRDGSGVRGGTRPTEFKAVPAEVTIHPKRRPKPQSRLQSARVVGPKDGDPYVDERGRVKVQFFWDRDGKFDENSSCWIRMMTPAAHLDEGFWQAHKVGSEVVVGFIDDDIDRPMILGAVYNTVQPQLYPLPAQVAKSVWRTNSIPGNKGFNEITQDNTAGREVIFLHAQKDHKEVVLHNHMESIGANQTSSVGANQTVSVGANRSVSVGANHTVTVTANETNTVHGKRTEKVDTGEDVTVKAGRTHTVETGDEKLSVKAGKRAVSVSAEDSLTADSKKDKVTTTFDLDAGTSITIHHGKDSTLTLKENTAELNTAKEIKLTNSKSTITLKEGVLSIEATDEIALKAGPASISLKNDGTVTISGATKVGIGCQSSTVNLEPAQAVVNGAAVNVTASGVMEISGAMIKIN; encoded by the coding sequence ATGGTTCATGACGACATCGGATACGAGCTGACGATCGTCAACGTGAAAGACTCCCTCCTCCGCGTCGCGTCATTCGAGGCGGTCGAGGAGCTCTCGAGCATCTTCGCGTACACCATCGTCGTCGCCACCGATCCCGATCCCGAAGCCATCGCGAGCCTCGAAGCGGCCTTGGGGAGCGATGCGCGTTTTGCGGTCACGAAGGGTGGGGACGTCTCGCGCATCGTTCATGGCATCATCACCCGTGTGCAGCCCGACGGAGCCTTCAAGGGAGAGACCCAGGCCCGCGTCGTGTTCGTGCTCGAGCCCCGCCTGGCCAATCTCCGCCACCGCGGCGGATTCCGAATCTTTCAAAATATGGCGATGCACGAAATCGTGCTCGCGCTCTGCGACTCGGAGCAAATCAAATGCAGCTGGCTCATCAAAGGACGGCCGCCGAAGCGCGAGTACTGCACACAGTTCAACGAGAGCGACTTCGCCTTCATCCGCCGTCTGGCGAGCGACGAAGGCATGCATTTCTACTTCACGCACGACGACGAGGAGACCACGCTGACCTTCGCGAACGATCCCGGCGGCTACCCCGAAATCGAACCAAAGATTCGCATTCCATTCAACGATACGATCGGCGCCGTGGATTCCGAGCACGTACGCAGCATCCGGCGTTCGCAAAACGTCCGCGTCGGCGCGTTCGAACATCGCGATTACAACTTTCTCGAACCGAACAACCCGCTGGTCGCTCGCGCGGAGACCGCGGGAAAAGAGACCGCCGCCAACTCACACAAACGCGAATTTCGAGATTATCCCGGCTGGTCCGTCCAAAAGGACGGGGAAGGTAAAGCGCGCGCCCAAATGCGCCTGGACGAGCTGCGCTCGGATGCCTCGGTCGTCGCCGGCACGGCGCTCTCGCTCCGCCTCTCTCCAGGCCGCACGTTCACGCTCGAGGGGCACCGAGAGGATGGGTTCAATCGCAAGCTGCTCGTCACCGGCGTGCGCATGAGCGGCGCGGTGCAGGGAGCGCTTCGAGACGGGAGCGGGGTTCGCGGCGGCACGAGGCCGACGGAGTTCAAGGCGGTGCCCGCGGAGGTGACCATTCATCCAAAACGGCGGCCCAAGCCGCAGAGCCGCTTGCAGAGCGCACGCGTGGTCGGGCCCAAGGACGGCGATCCCTACGTGGATGAGCGCGGGCGGGTCAAAGTGCAATTCTTCTGGGATCGCGATGGCAAGTTCGATGAGAACAGCTCGTGCTGGATCCGAATGATGACGCCGGCGGCGCACTTGGACGAGGGGTTCTGGCAGGCGCACAAAGTGGGCTCGGAGGTCGTCGTCGGGTTCATCGACGATGACATCGATCGACCGATGATCCTCGGGGCCGTGTACAACACGGTGCAGCCTCAGCTTTATCCGCTGCCCGCGCAGGTCGCGAAGAGCGTGTGGCGCACGAACAGCATCCCCGGAAACAAGGGGTTCAACGAGATAACCCAGGACAATACGGCGGGGCGCGAGGTCATTTTTTTGCACGCGCAGAAGGATCACAAGGAGGTGGTGCTTCACAACCATATGGAGAGCATCGGTGCGAACCAAACCTCGTCGGTAGGCGCGAACCAGACTGTTTCCGTGGGCGCGAACCGATCGGTATCCGTCGGCGCCAATCACACAGTGACGGTGACCGCCAACGAGACGAACACCGTTCATGGCAAGCGGACCGAAAAAGTCGATACCGGAGAAGACGTGACCGTCAAGGCGGGCCGCACCCACACCGTGGAGACGGGGGACGAGAAGCTGTCGGTCAAAGCTGGGAAGCGAGCGGTGAGCGTCAGCGCGGAGGATTCGCTCACGGCGGACTCGAAGAAGGACAAAGTCACGACCACGTTCGACTTGGATGCCGGGACGTCGATCACCATCCATCACGGCAAGGATTCGACGTTGACCCTGAAGGAGAATACCGCGGAGCTGAACACCGCGAAGGAGATCAAGCTCACCAACTCGAAGAGCACGATCACCCTGAAGGAGGGGGTCCTCTCGATCGAGGCCACCGACGAGATCGCGCTCAAGGCGGGGCCCGCGAGCATTTCGCTCAAGAATGACGGCACCGTCACCATCTCGGGGGCTACGAAGGTGGGCATCGGATGCCAATCCTCGACGGTAAACCTGGAACCGGCGCAAGCGGTGGTGAATGGCGCCGCGGTCAATGTCACGGCGTCGGGGGTGATGGAAATCTCGGGCGCCATGATCAAGATCAACTAA
- a CDS encoding PAAR domain-containing protein yields the protein MNQHGHGRAQPGQGPQGQPPAPILQKESGNVMTNAVADVVNQTVAPFQNLSNPNVSVLDKASGVVGAAFALKQAPADLANNAFARATNGIAKALPSFPAAVVGMPVVGIPHTHSHPPAMPLPLPGIGVITTFCPTVLIGGLPAARSGDYGLGPTCGSVMPILEIFTGSSKVFIGGARAARMSDFTRQCTPAPPAGKAAGAMSKMAKAKALAGKVAPYIPQVMGLAGAGMKAKEAASAADAADAAADGAEAGTEAAVEAAAEAQSAAAEASGAALAAAMMGADIAMGAAAAAMGNLMGKDPGAPPCIGMVMMGVPNVLIGGFPMPSWSDVAKGLKKLIAKLQRGRRGGKARGKRFCFNCM from the coding sequence ATGAACCAGCACGGACATGGCCGAGCGCAACCGGGACAAGGCCCGCAAGGGCAGCCACCGGCGCCGATTCTGCAGAAAGAGTCCGGCAATGTGATGACCAATGCCGTGGCCGACGTGGTCAATCAGACGGTCGCGCCATTTCAAAACTTGAGCAATCCAAACGTGAGCGTGCTCGACAAGGCGTCCGGGGTGGTCGGCGCCGCCTTCGCGCTCAAGCAAGCGCCGGCCGATCTGGCGAACAACGCCTTTGCCCGCGCGACCAATGGGATCGCGAAGGCGCTTCCGTCGTTTCCAGCGGCGGTCGTCGGAATGCCCGTGGTTGGTATTCCGCACACGCATTCTCACCCGCCCGCCATGCCACTTCCGCTGCCGGGCATTGGCGTGATCACGACGTTTTGCCCGACGGTGTTGATCGGCGGTCTCCCCGCCGCCCGCTCCGGTGACTACGGCCTGGGGCCCACCTGTGGTTCGGTGATGCCTATTCTCGAAATCTTCACGGGCTCGAGCAAGGTGTTCATCGGTGGTGCGCGCGCGGCGCGCATGAGCGACTTCACGCGTCAATGCACACCTGCGCCTCCCGCGGGCAAGGCGGCCGGTGCCATGTCGAAAATGGCGAAGGCGAAGGCGCTCGCGGGCAAGGTGGCGCCGTATATTCCGCAGGTGATGGGCCTCGCCGGCGCGGGAATGAAGGCGAAGGAGGCCGCGTCGGCGGCGGATGCGGCCGATGCCGCCGCCGACGGGGCCGAAGCAGGGACCGAGGCGGCCGTGGAAGCCGCGGCCGAGGCACAATCCGCAGCGGCGGAAGCCTCGGGCGCCGCCCTCGCCGCCGCGATGATGGGCGCCGACATCGCGATGGGGGCCGCGGCGGCGGCGATGGGCAATTTGATGGGAAAAGACCCCGGCGCGCCACCCTGCATCGGGATGGTGATGATGGGTGTACCCAATGTGCTCATCGGCGGATTTCCAATGCCGAGTTGGAGCGACGTCGCAAAGGGTCTGAAGAAGCTGATCGCCAAACTCCAACGAGGGCGCCGCGGCGGCAAGGCACGCGGAAAACGATTCTGCTTCAACTGCATGTGA
- a CDS encoding peptidoglycan-binding protein has product MNEWRFRVVPVEERAAEAPVSRDALRDDPIPQLIYFAFDESGAKDDEQARGLIAIYDALTGSDLAELLPDPTDDPRRLLDGFAEELSNVLYDAVIGGALAFERYEAPWPFPSEDDRKDDPPPEPKPPDDRKKEKFRVRVLDEARLPMAGAIVRITGPGITPMDRVADGGGWVEVSVDAVPDSCDVRWRAKDWPDFRFEQTASLLLADDDDGGEQRLRHLGYDATSLEERVARYQSDFGLETTGDIWDIRADLTQWHDGGKKPIPTGRGQPNQTPSDDDGAATA; this is encoded by the coding sequence ATGAACGAGTGGCGGTTCCGGGTCGTGCCCGTGGAGGAGCGCGCGGCCGAAGCGCCCGTTTCGAGGGATGCGCTTCGCGACGACCCAATCCCTCAACTCATCTATTTCGCGTTTGACGAATCAGGTGCCAAGGACGACGAGCAAGCCCGCGGGCTCATCGCAATTTATGACGCGCTGACAGGCTCGGACTTGGCAGAGCTTTTACCGGATCCAACGGATGATCCGCGCCGGCTGCTCGACGGATTTGCCGAGGAGCTGAGCAATGTACTCTACGACGCTGTGATCGGGGGGGCGCTCGCGTTCGAGCGGTACGAGGCGCCGTGGCCGTTTCCGAGCGAGGACGACCGAAAAGACGACCCTCCGCCCGAGCCGAAACCGCCGGATGACCGCAAAAAGGAAAAATTCCGTGTTCGCGTGCTCGATGAGGCAAGACTGCCAATGGCAGGAGCGATCGTTCGCATTACTGGACCGGGGATCACGCCCATGGACCGGGTGGCCGATGGCGGAGGGTGGGTCGAGGTCAGCGTCGACGCGGTCCCCGATTCGTGCGACGTTCGATGGCGCGCCAAGGATTGGCCGGATTTTCGCTTCGAGCAAACCGCATCGCTGCTGCTCGCCGATGATGACGATGGAGGCGAGCAGCGGCTCCGCCATCTTGGTTACGACGCGACATCGCTCGAGGAGCGGGTCGCTCGGTATCAGAGCGATTTTGGGCTCGAAACGACCGGAGATATCTGGGATATCCGCGCCGATCTGACGCAGTGGCACGATGGGGGCAAGAAGCCGATACCTACCGGTCGCGGTCAGCCCAATCAAACCCCATCCGACGACGATGGTGCAGCAACCGCATAA